A portion of the Ralstonia nicotianae genome contains these proteins:
- a CDS encoding efflux RND transporter permease subunit, with translation MWIVQLALRRPLTFIVLALLILLATPFVLMRMATDIFPEIDIPVCSIIWNYNGLPAKEMADRIVSVTERSLTTTVNDIEHIESQSLNGVSIIKVFFQPTANIQTALAQIVSVSQAQLRQLPPGITPPLVIKYSASSIPILQLGLSSNTLSEQELNDAALNFLRPRLITVPGIAVPFPYGGKSRQITVDLDTQKLLAQGLTPTDIVNAVSAQNLILPAGTQKIDASEYAVALNGTPGTIAQLNAMPVRTRNGATLVLGDVANVRDGFSPQTNVVRQDGQRGVLLSILKNGGASTLDIVSNIYKLLPVAATALPQDIKITPLFDQSLFVKAAIEGVIREALIAACLTAAMILLFLGNWRSTAIIAVSIPLSILSSIIVLHLLGETINLMTLGGLALAVGILVDDATVTIENIERHLHEGKAPITAILDGAAEIAVPAFVSTLCICIVFVPMFFLTGVARYLFVPMAEAVIFAMLASYVLSRTLVPTLVMMLMTGHTEDAKKPGPMRYIYQAFNARFEHMRGNYAAILGGLLERRRAFALSFLGFCVASCGLYLALGRDFFPDVDAGQIRLHMRAPSGLRIEETARLADEVEAAIRTIIPRNELATLLDNLGVPNSGINLSYSNAGTIGTLDGEILIALREGERKPSAEYVRRLREELPKRFPGVEFAFQPADIVSQILNFGLPSAIDVQFSGADVAANQQLAGILANRIRRIPGAVDTHVHQRFDQPTLAVNMDRTRIQQVGLQGRDVAQNLLVSLSSSFQTSPTFWLNPVNGVVYQVAVQSPQYRVDSLDALLRTPVAGAGGGATQPGGPQLLGNLVQVGPAVQPQVVSHYDITPVVDVYAAVQGRDLGAVAKEVQKAVDEIRPKLPRGAQITVRGQVRTMESSFVGLGVGLVMAIVLVYLLIVVNFQSWIDPLIIVTALPAALAGIAWMLFVTGTTLSVPSLTGAIMTMGVATANSILLISFARERLHEGIAPMQAALEAGATRLRPVLMTALAMIIGMVPMALGLGEGAEQNAPLGRAVIGGLLFATVSTLFFVPVVFASVHGRLQRRAGRRGTDPRGSEGHV, from the coding sequence ATGTGGATCGTCCAACTCGCGCTGCGAAGGCCGCTGACCTTCATCGTCCTGGCCCTGCTGATCCTGCTGGCGACTCCGTTCGTGCTGATGCGCATGGCCACGGACATCTTTCCGGAAATCGACATTCCGGTCTGCAGCATCATCTGGAACTACAACGGCCTGCCCGCCAAGGAGATGGCCGACCGCATCGTCTCCGTGACCGAGCGCAGCCTGACGACCACCGTCAACGACATCGAGCACATCGAATCGCAGTCGCTCAACGGCGTCTCCATCATCAAGGTCTTCTTCCAGCCGACGGCCAACATCCAGACCGCGCTGGCGCAGATCGTGTCGGTCTCGCAGGCGCAGCTGCGCCAGCTGCCGCCCGGCATCACGCCGCCGCTGGTGATCAAGTACTCGGCCTCGAGCATCCCGATCCTGCAGCTCGGGCTGTCGAGCAACACGCTGTCGGAGCAAGAGCTCAATGACGCGGCGCTGAACTTCCTGCGGCCCCGGCTGATCACGGTGCCCGGCATCGCGGTGCCGTTTCCGTACGGCGGCAAGAGCCGGCAGATCACGGTGGACCTGGATACGCAGAAGCTGCTCGCGCAGGGCCTCACGCCCACCGACATCGTCAACGCCGTCAGCGCGCAGAACCTGATCCTGCCGGCCGGCACGCAGAAGATCGATGCCTCCGAGTACGCCGTGGCACTCAACGGCACGCCCGGCACCATCGCCCAGCTCAACGCGATGCCGGTCAGGACCCGCAACGGCGCCACGCTGGTCCTGGGCGACGTGGCCAACGTGCGCGACGGCTTCTCGCCGCAGACCAACGTGGTGCGGCAGGACGGCCAGCGCGGCGTGCTGCTGTCGATCCTGAAGAACGGCGGCGCCTCCACGCTGGACATCGTCAGCAACATCTACAAGCTGCTGCCGGTGGCGGCCACCGCACTGCCGCAGGACATCAAGATCACGCCGCTGTTCGATCAGTCGCTGTTCGTCAAGGCGGCCATCGAGGGCGTGATCCGCGAGGCGCTGATCGCCGCGTGCCTGACCGCCGCGATGATCCTGCTGTTCCTCGGCAACTGGCGCAGCACGGCCATCATCGCGGTGTCGATCCCGCTGTCGATCCTGTCGTCCATCATCGTGCTGCATCTGCTGGGCGAGACCATCAACCTGATGACGCTGGGCGGCCTGGCGCTGGCGGTGGGGATCCTGGTGGACGATGCCACCGTCACCATCGAGAACATCGAGCGGCACCTGCACGAGGGCAAGGCGCCCATCACCGCCATCCTGGACGGCGCGGCGGAGATCGCGGTGCCGGCCTTCGTCTCCACGCTCTGCATCTGCATCGTGTTCGTGCCGATGTTCTTCCTGACCGGCGTGGCGCGCTACCTGTTCGTGCCGATGGCCGAGGCGGTGATCTTCGCGATGCTGGCCTCGTACGTGCTCTCGCGCACGCTGGTGCCGACGCTGGTGATGATGCTGATGACCGGCCACACCGAAGACGCGAAGAAGCCGGGCCCGATGCGCTACATCTACCAGGCCTTCAACGCCCGGTTCGAGCACATGCGCGGCAACTACGCCGCCATCCTGGGCGGGCTGCTGGAGCGCCGCCGCGCCTTCGCACTCTCGTTCCTCGGCTTCTGCGTGGCCTCGTGCGGGCTCTACCTGGCGCTGGGGCGCGACTTCTTCCCCGACGTCGATGCCGGCCAGATCCGCCTGCACATGCGCGCGCCGTCCGGCCTGCGCATCGAGGAGACCGCGCGCCTGGCCGACGAGGTGGAAGCCGCCATCCGCACCATCATCCCCCGCAACGAGCTGGCCACGCTCCTCGACAACCTGGGCGTGCCCAACTCCGGCATCAACCTGTCGTACAGCAACGCCGGCACCATCGGCACGCTCGACGGCGAGATCCTGATCGCGCTGCGCGAAGGCGAGCGCAAGCCCAGCGCGGAATACGTGCGCCGCCTGCGCGAAGAACTGCCCAAGCGCTTCCCCGGCGTGGAGTTCGCCTTCCAGCCGGCGGACATCGTCAGCCAGATCCTCAACTTCGGGCTGCCGTCGGCCATCGACGTGCAGTTCTCGGGCGCCGACGTGGCGGCCAACCAGCAGCTGGCCGGCATCCTCGCCAACCGCATCCGGCGGATCCCCGGCGCGGTGGATACGCATGTGCACCAGCGCTTCGACCAGCCCACGCTGGCCGTCAACATGGACCGCACCCGCATCCAGCAGGTCGGCCTGCAGGGGCGCGACGTGGCGCAGAACCTGCTGGTGTCGCTCAGCTCCAGCTTCCAGACCTCGCCCACGTTCTGGCTGAACCCGGTCAACGGCGTGGTCTACCAGGTGGCGGTGCAGAGTCCGCAATACCGCGTCGATTCGCTCGATGCCCTGCTGCGCACGCCGGTGGCCGGCGCGGGCGGCGGCGCCACGCAGCCCGGCGGCCCGCAGTTGCTCGGCAACCTGGTGCAGGTGGGCCCCGCCGTGCAGCCGCAGGTGGTGTCGCACTACGACATCACGCCGGTGGTGGACGTCTACGCCGCCGTGCAGGGCCGCGACCTGGGCGCCGTCGCCAAAGAGGTGCAGAAGGCCGTCGACGAGATCCGCCCCAAGCTGCCGCGCGGCGCGCAGATCACGGTGCGCGGGCAGGTGCGCACGATGGAGTCGTCCTTCGTCGGGCTGGGCGTGGGGCTGGTGATGGCGATCGTGCTGGTCTACCTGCTGATCGTGGTCAACTTCCAGTCGTGGATCGATCCGCTGATCATCGTGACGGCCCTGCCGGCGGCGCTGGCGGGCATCGCGTGGATGCTGTTCGTGACGGGCACCACGCTGTCGGTGCCGTCGCTTACCGGCGCCATCATGACGATGGGCGTGGCGACCGCCAACTCGATCCTGCTGATCTCGTTCGCGCGCGAGCGCCTGCATGAAGGCATCGCGCCGATGCAGGCGGCGCTGGAGGCCGGCGCCACGCGCCTGCGCCCGGTGCTGATGACGGCGCTGGCGATGATCATCGGCATGGTGCCGATGGCGCTCGGCCTGGGCGAAGGCGCGGAGCAGAACGCGCCGCTCGGCCGCGCGGTGATCGGCGGTCTGCTGTTCGCGACCGTCTCGACCCTGTTTTTTGTTCCGGTGGTATTCGCCAGCGTGCACGGAAGACTGCAGCGGCGCGCCGGCCGGCGAGGCACTGATCCACGGGGAAGCGAAGGACATGTCTGA
- a CDS encoding efflux RND transporter periplasmic adaptor subunit, protein MSDQTTDTHSGHLAEGPPHHVVTVDPIEPVDRSRAMRRARWVLIVVAVLLALGAVRTLVSRYDNAHALERQMASQATRYVNTVAPRPAAGNRELTLPGTLQGFVESPIYARTSGYVLRWFKDIGAHVEKGEVLALLDTPEVDQELNQAQAARNQAAARRALAQTSLTRWQSLRQKDAVSQQELDERTSAANQAQADLAAAEANVRRLQELQGFRRIVAPFAGVVTKRNVDVGTLVNAGNAGANRELFTLAQTDPLRIYLYVPQAYSQQVKVGQDVAVTLAELPGQVFHGAIARMSSAIDPATRTMQVEVSLPNQAGRLLPGAYVQAQIAGKAADDPQTAFVVPTNTLLFRKEGPRIAVAENGRVNLRPVAIGRDYGRTVEILSGLQAGDALILNPADSIEQGEAVTVTPASAPAASAPHAS, encoded by the coding sequence ATGTCTGACCAAACCACCGATACGCATTCCGGACACCTGGCCGAAGGGCCGCCGCACCACGTCGTCACGGTCGACCCGATCGAGCCGGTCGACCGTTCCCGCGCGATGCGGCGCGCGCGCTGGGTGCTGATCGTGGTGGCGGTGCTGCTGGCGCTGGGCGCCGTCCGCACGCTGGTGAGCCGCTACGACAACGCGCACGCGCTGGAGCGCCAGATGGCCTCGCAGGCCACGCGCTACGTGAACACCGTCGCGCCCAGGCCCGCCGCCGGCAACCGCGAGCTGACGCTGCCCGGCACGCTGCAGGGCTTTGTCGAATCGCCCATCTATGCGCGCACCAGCGGCTATGTGCTGCGCTGGTTCAAGGACATCGGCGCGCACGTCGAGAAGGGCGAGGTGCTGGCGCTGCTCGACACCCCCGAGGTGGACCAGGAGCTCAACCAGGCCCAGGCCGCGCGCAACCAGGCCGCCGCCCGCCGCGCGCTGGCGCAGACCTCGCTCACGCGCTGGCAGAGCCTGCGCCAGAAAGACGCCGTCTCGCAGCAGGAGCTGGACGAACGCACCAGCGCCGCCAACCAGGCCCAGGCCGACCTTGCCGCCGCCGAGGCCAACGTGCGCCGGCTGCAGGAGCTGCAGGGCTTCCGCCGCATCGTGGCGCCGTTCGCGGGCGTGGTCACCAAGCGCAATGTCGATGTCGGCACGCTGGTCAACGCGGGCAACGCCGGCGCCAACCGCGAGCTGTTCACGCTGGCGCAGACCGATCCGCTGCGCATCTACCTGTACGTGCCGCAGGCGTATTCGCAGCAGGTGAAGGTCGGCCAGGATGTGGCGGTCACGCTGGCCGAGCTGCCTGGACAGGTCTTCCATGGCGCCATCGCGCGCATGTCGAGCGCGATCGACCCGGCCACCCGCACCATGCAGGTCGAAGTGTCGCTGCCCAACCAGGCAGGCCGCCTGCTGCCCGGCGCCTATGTGCAGGCGCAGATCGCCGGCAAGGCCGCGGACGATCCGCAGACGGCGTTCGTGGTGCCGACCAACACGCTGCTGTTCCGCAAGGAAGGCCCGCGCATCGCCGTGGCCGAGAACGGCCGCGTGAACCTGCGCCCGGTCGCCATCGGCCGCGACTATGGCCGCACGGTCGAGATCCTCTCGGGCCTGCAGGCCGGCGACGCGCTGATCCTCAACCCGGCCGACTCGATCGAGCAGGGCGAGGCGGTCACCGTCACGCCGGCCTCGGCACCGGCGGCTTCCGCGCCGCACGCGTCATGA